The following coding sequences lie in one Capnocytophaga stomatis genomic window:
- a CDS encoding gliding motility-associated C-terminal domain-containing protein — protein sequence MYKFLKHILFSVCFMASVVAFSQTSKVGEAITLSVLPKAGDRYVWELYDSAVDFAKTSGNCPPSKARFVGTSNSSQVQVQWLEAGTYYYKVSVSNGCSTNSKVGMITVTGEITPPKIHITYDCHKGTATLQASDFSGSLLWSTGETAATIMVDTQNIPEGNAVPYWVQQTVGGVQSSRTEVTIERNTKPNTPNTSAFPTRIYIGESVSLASVSCGTDKVQWFADVALTQEITTSEINPTENTTYYVVCKTSNGCQSEAVSLLLEVVAKDSCATLFENMFIPNGFSPNNDGVNDTWEVEDLKKYYINCNQKNTVRIFNRWGAKVYEKENYMLDDQRFQGFSQHERTVSKKPLPNGTYFFIITFEDGKQKSGYLYMRKDTEFDL from the coding sequence GTGTATAAATTTCTCAAACATATCTTATTTAGCGTTTGCTTTATGGCGAGCGTGGTTGCGTTTTCACAAACTTCCAAAGTTGGTGAGGCTATCACGCTTTCCGTATTGCCTAAGGCAGGTGATAGATATGTTTGGGAACTATATGATTCCGCAGTAGATTTTGCCAAAACCTCAGGTAATTGTCCGCCCTCAAAAGCTCGTTTTGTAGGCACGAGCAACAGCTCACAAGTGCAAGTACAGTGGCTTGAAGCAGGCACTTATTATTACAAAGTAAGTGTAAGCAATGGCTGTTCTACCAATAGCAAGGTGGGAATGATTACCGTAACCGGTGAAATTACGCCTCCTAAAATACATATCACGTATGATTGCCACAAAGGCACTGCTACATTGCAAGCCTCCGATTTTAGTGGTTCACTACTGTGGAGCACAGGCGAAACTGCTGCCACAATTATGGTTGATACTCAGAACATTCCTGAAGGAAATGCTGTGCCGTATTGGGTACAACAAACCGTTGGCGGAGTACAAAGCTCACGTACTGAGGTAACTATTGAGCGAAACACCAAGCCCAACACACCAAATACTTCGGCTTTCCCTACACGAATTTATATTGGAGAGTCAGTAAGTTTGGCAAGCGTTTCTTGCGGTACTGACAAAGTACAATGGTTCGCCGATGTAGCACTTACACAAGAAATCACAACTTCTGAAATAAATCCTACCGAAAATACAACCTATTACGTAGTTTGTAAAACTTCTAACGGATGTCAAAGTGAAGCAGTAAGCCTTCTTCTTGAAGTAGTAGCTAAGGATTCCTGTGCAACTTTGTTTGAAAATATGTTCATACCGAATGGATTCTCTCCAAACAACGATGGCGTTAATGACACGTGGGAAGTTGAAGACCTCAAAAAATACTACATAAATTGTAACCAGAAAAATACCGTCCGTATCTTTAACCGTTGGGGAGCAAAAGTGTATGAAAAAGAAAATTATATGTTGGATGATCAACGTTTTCAAGGATTTTCTCAACACGAAAGAACCGTAAGCAAAAAACCATTACCTAACGGCACTTATTTCTTTATCATTACCTTTGAAGACGGAAAACAAAAATCAGGATATCTCTATATGAGAAAAGATACTGAATTTGACCTATAA
- a CDS encoding DMT family transporter, which yields MLTQLRLHFIVFLWGFTAILGKLISLEANHLVWHRMLLTSCFLIAFVSIFQKGNIFINKSLAIKLIGVGCLMAIHWLFFFHSIKVSNVSITLACISTATLFVALIEPLVFRRRIDWSEIVLGIIITICMLLIFKTEIRYKEGIFYGIVCAAFGALFSVFNGKLHGQTSSGNIITYEIFGGFLVLTIYFLFTGDLNGISEISSNDFWWVLLLASVFTAYPMFESIRLMRYISPFTLVLAVNLEPVYGIVFAYLIFGESEHMNPIFYVASAVMILAIALNGIIKARRK from the coding sequence ATGTTAACTCAATTACGTTTACACTTCATCGTTTTTTTATGGGGATTTACAGCTATTTTGGGAAAATTAATCTCCTTAGAAGCAAATCACCTTGTGTGGCACAGAATGTTATTAACTTCCTGTTTTTTGATTGCTTTTGTAAGTATCTTTCAAAAAGGAAACATCTTCATAAATAAATCATTGGCTATCAAACTCATTGGTGTTGGCTGCTTGATGGCTATCCATTGGCTATTCTTTTTCCATTCCATAAAAGTTTCAAATGTATCCATTACGCTGGCTTGTATTTCCACTGCCACACTGTTTGTTGCCCTTATTGAGCCTTTGGTGTTCCGAAGACGTATTGACTGGTCTGAAATTGTGTTGGGAATTATCATAACCATCTGTATGTTACTCATTTTCAAAACAGAAATTCGCTACAAGGAAGGGATTTTTTACGGAATTGTGTGTGCAGCCTTCGGGGCGTTATTCAGCGTTTTCAACGGAAAACTGCACGGACAGACGTCTTCAGGAAATATCATTACATATGAAATTTTTGGCGGTTTTTTGGTTCTTACCATTTATTTTCTATTTACGGGAGATTTAAACGGAATTTCAGAAATCTCATCAAATGATTTTTGGTGGGTTTTGCTTCTGGCAAGTGTTTTCACTGCCTATCCGATGTTTGAATCTATTCGTTTGATGCGTTATATTTCTCCCTTTACTTTGGTTTTGGCGGTAAATCTGGAACCCGTTTACGGAATTGTTTTCGCTTATCTCATCTTTGGCGAATCAGAGCATATGAAT